A region of Burkholderiales bacterium JOSHI_001 DNA encodes the following proteins:
- a CDS encoding ferredoxin (PFAM: 2Fe-2S iron-sulfur cluster binding domain) — protein sequence MTTLTIQPSGTVFEAEAGSSLLAAIIAAGEKLVSKCGGEASCGACHVFVTEGRKGISRMTPAENAKLDTIIGVSSKSRLACQVKLGTEPVTVELLGALSGF from the coding sequence ATGACCACGCTCACCATCCAGCCCTCGGGCACCGTGTTCGAAGCCGAAGCCGGCAGCAGCCTGCTGGCCGCCATCATTGCCGCGGGCGAAAAGCTCGTGTCCAAGTGCGGCGGCGAAGCCAGCTGCGGCGCCTGCCATGTGTTCGTCACCGAAGGCCGCAAGGGCATCAGCCGCATGACGCCGGCCGAGAACGCCAAGCTGGACACCATCATCGGTGTCAGCAGCAAGTCGCGCCTGGCCTGCCAGGTGAAGCTGGGCACCGAGCCGGTGACGGTGGAACTGCTGGGCGCTCTGTCGGGCTTCTGA